GCTTAACATTAGCATCTAAAGTAGTGAGTTTAGAAGTACCTTTAGGCTCACAAGATTGATCTTCTTTACCTTCAAGTCTGGCTTTTGGACAATTCTGCTCTTTCGTAATTGTTGCATCCTTTTCATGAGTTTCCATTGTATGAGGCTCATTCTCAAGATTGTTTCCAATGGTACCTACAAAAGAATTCAAACAACTAGAGGAAAAAGAAACATTGTGAGTGTTAGAGTGAAGAACTTCATCTCcctcattatttttcttttctcttatGTTCTTTTCAATTCCATTCTCTTGTTTCTTTTATGGCAGCCCACTCATTCCAGTCAACCCGAACTTCCcattttgcatggcattacactcCCCTATAGGCATAGAAGAGACATATGCACTATTGGGATTTTCTTTCGGAAGTGGGAATGGAAAGAGAGACCATCCTTCCTCGTCCATGACATACCTTATCCAATCTCGTACATTTGGAACGTCGTGTTTTCGAAACCAGGGCTGTCCAAAGCATAAGTGACTTATTTTTAGGGGAAAAACATCACATCGGACCGTTTCAACATAATCTCCATGAGATATTACCACCTTGACCATCCACTCAACTTGATACCCATTATAGTCATATGGATATCTCTTTTTAACCTATGTCAAATTCAACCAATCAGCCGCATAAGGAGAGATGAATGTGGAATCACACAAATCATCAAGCTCTAGATCAAAGCCTAATCCACAAACATTCACCTTCAATTTTTGAAACCTTGGCCTAAATCTCTCTCATTTTCTTGGAAATAGTGGTCCTCTCCTTTGTGTAAGCCATCTAGTTCTTACTTCCGATTGAACGGGTTTAGTCCTCATAGCACCTTGGTCCATCATACCTGCATAACAAAGCTCAAAGAAAAGGTTATGAGTTAAACATCACCTTACTCACTCCCTTACTTTATTTGGGTGGCGCTCGGTTCACTTAATGATACAATAGGTTTGGTTCACTCCGTCTTGTAGTACCTGGCTTCCTCGGAATTGACCAACGCCTATTCAATCTCCCAAATTATACAAAAGATgctacctcttcgggattagagtGAGATTATGGACTCTACAGTCGGACGACTCTTTTAATTGTGGCGCACTTGAGTCAAACAATTCACGACGAGTTAAAacaagaaaagcttgaaagaattagCACGGAAAAAGTTATAgctcaagaactagtaaactttGAGTAGGTAATTACTCAATGGATACTAGCTGGAAGTTATGTCacaaagaaaggattaagaagctTCCCAACCCCCCTTAAAATGTGCAAGGCAGCCCCCTAAGTCTTGCTAATTAATATCCTTTTACCAacttgtcttggaatttaattactaCAAGTTTCAATGTAGCTTCTCGCCTTCCCAAAAGATGACTAGGGACTTGCACACTTGACTTCTCATTTTCCCAAGAGGTGATTAGGAACTTGGACACTTTTTTCTCAAGGTGACTGTTAGTCTTCCCAAGAATTGACTTGGGAACTTGTGTCAATTAATGGTTTGACTATTTGTTTGCCTCTACTCCCTTTCACACACCCCAAACTGATTTTTGACTTCTCCTAATGAGTGCAGCCCCCTTCTCCACGTTTTGGAGGGGTTCAATGCACCAACTCCTTGGGAATCAACTCTTGGCTAGTCCCTTTGACTTCCAAAACAGCTTTCACACTCCCTAACATCTTGAAAGCTTAAATTATCACCAAAattagatcaaacaaagttaggAAATATGAAATTATCAAGAACACACatgaatattcacaaaatatttatgaACACTCAAGAACACAAGTATTCAAAACATTTTAAATGATATACCAAAATGACCATCTTGATGTCTAGTTTCCAAATATCATCATGGATCACCCAAAACTCCTAAACTAATGGCACGATTTGAGACTTTAGAAATAATAGTTCATGAACTTTTTCTTGAACATATGAACATCCAAGAACACAAGTCTTCAAACACCAAAAATCATATTCACCAAATAGATCAAGGAACACCGAAATACTCCAAATCTTTCCAATTTTTGGATTCTTGCCCTTCTTAACTAGGGGAAATCAACCCAACAACTTTCAACCCTCAATTTCAACCTCTTCTATAAGACTCACTTTGAGTCTTCAAGTTTCAAGGTCTAACAATGGTGGAAATTGAAAATCTAACTGCAATTGACTCAAAACTTTAGATTTAGAACCTAAGAACTCTAAGGAACAcgaatctaacactagaatcaacaaacAAGGAATTCAAACGAATTTTGGAttatttttttccagatttttttttgtgaataccaaacccaagactagatttgttggaacaaatccatactaggctctgatactaaatgatgcaagaaaataaagacaagatagaaaaaagacacaattgataaacaattgggcaataactagaagaacttgtcctagttaccttccaaaaggatcaaatGCACCTACCTTatgcaacaatcctcaagagaataacaATCTCTTGCAAATTTAATGATCAAAATaaggttgtacaatttggagttCACCAAATCACAAGTCTCAACTAGAGAGAAAagttcaatattcatatatttcaagaTAGGTTCCCTTCAAATGATTTCCaagcacctttaaataaggttcttaaaatatactagtcaaaagaaataaatggaagTGTAGTCTTCTAGGTGCAAAGAAGACTACAAAATGCATACTCCTAGATAGggttgttcacagttttggttaaaaccaaaaccaaaccgaaaatttaaccaaaccgaataaaataaccgacatttggtttagtttggtttggtttggttttaaatttgaaaaatcgATAATATTTTGTTTGGtaatggttatagtaaaaaataaccgaataaataaccgaaccaaaccgataattatatacataaaatttataattatttatatgtataatattagtttttcataaataattaaagatattttataccttttaattattaatttaattttggtctacttatttttaaggcccatgtcttaaaagaatatgtccaacaatccaagcccaactctaataagtcgtaagcataagggttgtttgtattttgaaacctctgtttgacttattcttttgaatctaaactgttttgcaagtttggtccacctgatttgccaacagcgtgtctttccctcaatatgcagcaaagttcacccttgtgggctatgaggaaaaaagagtttcataagaaatttgaagaatgtagagagacaatatttgaattgtcacggctagtcataaaccgaaaaatcgaaccaaaccgaaccaaaccgacaataaccaaaccggtggttattattttacttggtttggttatggttttagacatttaaaaaccgactaaattggtttggttatggttttaaccaataaccgacccaaaccgaaccatgaacacccctactcctagaagcctagaaagccacTACACATTATAAAAGTCAAAATAGCCTTTAATAAGCCTAGAAAACACAAAAAAGGAAGCTTCCTTCGTTCACATTAGACCAGCCCCTCATGTTCACACTAGATTTTCTAGAAGTCCTAATTTGGGCTGCTAGGCTTGTTCTTTCTGTGGGGCAGATCTTGGGCTTCAATCCATATCCTCTCGAGCTTCAATTTGGGTCTTCTCGGCTTGAACACTTGAGTCGTCACCATGGTAATTTGGATTGCATCATCCTCCCTTTTTTGGAAGAATTTCGTCCTCGAAATTACAACATTAATATCAACCTCGACCGCAGCATCAACCTCAACCACATCATTATGGAATAGTTGGATCATCATCATGGCTATATGGACTACATCATTTGCTCCGGTGATAATAGAGGTTTTGTAATGAGCGGGTGGGGGAAGAGGAGCGGCTCAgagggggaaggggggggggggggggggggggggggggggggggcagcagcagcaacaacacgggtggggggaggggggggcaGCAGCAGCAACAGCACATTGAATAGTCGGTGCTGTTGAACAGCAGCAGCAAATTGAATTTTGGACGGGGTGATGTAATTTCGGTGATGAATTTAGTTGCGGATCTTGAATTTATGGTGATTGTTTGCAATTTCTTATAGTGACAGTAGTTATGAAGCGATTTAATGGTTGATTTGGTTGTGGGTGGTGAAATTTGtggttaatttttttattttatggtgGTAGGTTTGATGGTTGGTTTATTTTATGGCGGTGGGTTTGATGGTTAGTTTGACGGTGGTGATCGATATGGTGGTGGTGAAATTGATTGTGGTGGTAGCGGTGGATATGGTGGTGGTGAAATGGGTGGTGGAAAATTtggtggtgggggtggtgggttttgtaatgagtatagaagaaatggaaaaagaaaatagtgcaaattaaaaagaaaaaagaaaaagtactgaaaataataaaatttattttatttctacgTGGCGCTGACGTGGCATGCGCGTGTGGAACACCACACGCTGTGAAAGTGGTATAATACCTTGCAGGGTGGTCTTAAATTTACTTTTAAGATGTTAAGGTATATAATAGCTCACTCGTATAATttaagtgtgatatcgacattttgaaTATAATTTAGGATtgctttgatgtattttgccattTCCCAAATTTCCTCTCGTGACGTGGCTGATTTCTTTTCATGAAAACCTTGCGGCTACAGACGCAAAAAATTAATAAACTGAATTATGGTTGGAACATTCACATGCACAGCGCCTCACCGATttgactttatatatatatatatatatatatatatatatatatatatatatatatcattttacAGTTGCATTTGCCAAATCCACACAGGAAGAGGATATAGTGATTGAGCAACGACATGATAAAGGTGAATGTAGTTAGCCAACGGGTGAGGCCATATCTCGGACAAGTTGTACAAAGAAGAGCCTGCACTTCAGCGAGATGGGAAGGAGGTGTTTCCATGGTTCAAGGAGCTTCCAGGGGCATTGGCTTGGAATTTGTAACTCTCCTTTCTTTATTTATCCCTCTTTCttctatgcttttttttttttttttgtgtgtttggtGGGTTTATCTTAGTAGTTATTCTATGTGCTTCATTTTTTACAGTTTTTACTCCATTCAGAAATGATTGACAGAATTGTTCATTTTGACAACTATCTACTTTTAACATTTCAATTTTAACCTACTCATGTTGAAAGCCATATGATCTTGATAGAGGGAGTATAATTTGGGTGTATTATATTCATAAATTCTGTGTttcagatactcgcagaaatcaagggaCAAGAAACTAAAGATCAAAGCAACTACTCccaagaaaggataaacgcgactatcTACTAGCTTTCTACCCTGATCTGAGTCCTCCGTACCCTCCTATCttaggtcatgtcctcggtaagctgaaaatgcgccatgtcctgtcttaTCACCTCTCtctaatacttcttcggcctacctctacctcttctgaaaccgtccataaccagcctctcgcacctccgcactggggcatttgtgtctctccggatcacatgcccaaaccatctcagcctcgcttcccgcatcttgtcctccaccgaggcTACTCCTACCTTATCTCGGATAaattcattcctaatcctatcgctcctagtgttcccacacatccatcgcaccATTCTCATTttcgccactttcatcttctgaacgtgagacttcttgactggccaacactccgccccatacaacatagtcggcctgactaccactttgtagaacttgcctttgagttttggtggcaccttcttgtcgcaAAACAATTGAATCCGATTTTTACCATTATTTTCATATCCGTAATAGTGTGAAAAGAAGGCTCGGCTCCAAGTTGTTCAAGAATAGTGGCGTTGAGTTTCTCGACcaaagcctccatttcatccaccctgcaccaatatgGTGTGTAatgtcatcatcaatctccccatttccttgtataatagacccaagatacttgaaactatctatcttctgtatgacctgggtgccaagcttcacttccacgtcagcctcatgcactatatcgctgaacttgcactccaagtactctgtcttagtcctactcaacttgaaccctttagactctagaGTTTGTCTCCagacctccagcttagcgttaactccgctgcgagtctcgtcaatcaggactatgtcatccgcgaataacatacaccatggcacctcaccttgaatttgccgcgtcaatccatccatcaccaaggaaaataaaaatgggctaagagctgatccctggtgcaaccccatcataactgggaagtgctccgagtctcctcccatagtccttatcctggtcttggccccatcatacatgtccttgatctcCCTACTGTACGCCACAGGtgcacctctagcctccaagcatctccatagaacctctctcagAACTTtatcgtatgccttttctaggtcgatgaacactatgtgtaagtccctcttcctctccttatactgctccaccagtctccgtacaagatgaatagcttctgtaGTAGAGCgctccggcatgaatccgaactggttctctgaaatagacacgtctctccgcaccctcatctccaccaccctttcccacactttcatagtgtggcttagcagtttgatccctctgtagttgttgcaactttgaatgtcgcccttgttcttgtacaatggaatcattgtactgcatcgccattcttcgggcatcttagccGTCTTAAAGATGCATTAAATAACCGAGTCAACCACTCCAGACCTGCCCTAcctgcagtcttccaaaattccccaggaatctcgtcgggcccggtcgctcttcccttactcatcctacgaacaacacccttaacttcctcaatctttatactcctacaatatccaaaatcacgacacctctcggagtactccaaatctcccaacacaatgtctctgtccccttcgtcgttcaagagtttgtggaagtataactgccatctctgtctaatgAAAGCGTCCTCGACCAGTACcctgccatcctcgtccttgatgcacttcacctgatccaagtcacgcgccctcctctccctcgccttggctagtcggtacaacttcttatccccgcctttgtcctctagttctgcatacaggAGTTCAATGCTGTTTTTGCCGTTGTAACCGCTAACTtggcctccttcctcgccatcttatacaaTTCCCTATTCGTCCGCTTCTCCTCATCATCCTTGCTGTCTACCAACTTCGTATACTTTACCTTCTTTGCTTCTACCTtctcttgaacttctccattccaccaccagtcccctcggtgcCGGTAGCAACTACCCTTCGAGACCCCCAGcacctctctagctgcttccctaatgcaactggccgtcctatcccagATGTCGGTCGCCCCCTCACTACTCTCCCAAGCTCCCATAGCcctcaacttctcccccatctccagggcacccgTCATGGTCAAACTCCCTCATTTGATCCTAGGCTTGTCATCCACgaccttctttctcttcctcatctTGATCCCCAAGTCCATCACCAAGGGCTTATGCTGGGTCATTAGGCTCTCACTCGGAATCACCTTGTAATCTTTACAGAGACCTTTATCGCCCTTCCTAAGCAGAAAAAAGTCTATTTGCGTCTTAGCCACCAAACTACGAAAGGTTActaagtgctcctccttcttcgggaaactcgaattggctaccaCCAGCCTAAAGGCTTTTGCGAAATCCAACAGTGCAACTCCTCCTCCGTTCCTGTCCCCGAAACCACAACCTCCATGCACATCGTCATAACCCCCCGAAATTGacccgatgtgtccattgaaatctcctcctatgaatagcttctcagtgggcggtatacctcccaccatctcgtccaaatcctcccaaaaacgtcTCTTCTCTTCCTCTCCCAAGCCCGCTTGaggcgcgtaagcactaataatgtgcaaGATAAACCCTCCAACGACCAGCTTAATCGTCATCATCCTATCATTGACACTCTTAACCCCTACCTCCTGGTCTCTTAagtcactatctactaaaatgcctaccccattcctatccctCGACATACCTGAGAACCATGGCTTATACTCATCCACATCTTTAGCCCTTGATCCTACCCATTtacccatttagtctcctggatacaagctatattaatcctcctcttcttaagaatcttaactagttcAATGGACTTCCCCGATaaagtcccaatattccaagaccctactcgcagACTAGAAACTCCCTTAACCCACCTACCCCCTCCAGCCCTCCTCTTACTGTTCTTTTAAGTTTTCAATTTGTTTGCTTTTCCTTTTTCCTCTTATTATATTTGAACAGTTTAACAAGCAATTTTGTAATGTAAACCAGATAGCTGatgtcctgttttttttttttttagttttatcttGATGCTTGAATGTAAGCAGGAAGTTTGTCATCTATTTTCTCTGTTTCTCTGGCATTGGGTTTAGATCAAACCTCCGATTGGTGAAATGGCTGTAGGTGTCTGGCATGAGTGCTCATAAAGGACTAAGTTCTTTAACAATCCAAAAATTGGGTATAGTGCACCCTCATTCATACAGCTAGTTAGAGTAGAGACTGGATTTCTAATTTCTTTCTTAATCATCAGCCATTCATTTTCTCGTCCTTTCTTTTCCATACGTCTCTCTTGGCCATCTCATGTTACTTGGTTCCCATGCTACAGCCAAAATTTGCACAAATGAATTGAAACAGTACAAACTTTCATGAAGTTCGAAACAAAGGAATAGAAAAATCTTTCTCTATGGTCTCAATACACATAGATAATTTGTCCTAACTGAAGTAATCATTAGGTTTGTATAACTGCTTACTTAATATCTGTCAACATGACCTTTTGTTTTTGATGGGCTGGTCTGACTGGAAGAGTTTAATTCTTTTGCAAACTCTAAAACTTAGCATCTGTCTATATACTTTTCTGTGCATGGGAAAACTTCCTCTGACAGGATATACCAACATACCTCTGTTTTTGGTCCAATCATTAATGAACTATGATTGTTAGTTAATTATCACTCTCTTTAACTGCTCAAACAAGGTCTTACCTGAGTTTCTGACTCGTGCAGGTTAGACAATTGTTAGAGAAAAATGACAAAGGCTACATTGTTGCAACGTGTCGTAATCCTAGTGGTGCAACAGGGCTTCTGGAATTGAAGAATAAGTTTCCTGAGCGCCTTGACATTCACCCGTTAGATCTGACAGTTGAAAGCACTATCGAGGTATATTTTAGTAGTTATTTCCTTGCACACATTCTCCTTTTGCCTTTTTGTTCAAGTGGGAATATCATCTTAGCTTCACCGGCCAAAAGAATCATTTGCGTatttcttggattcttgatagTCTTGTTTGTTGATGTAcatttttagtatttcataacAATGCTAATTCTCAGGGCTCAGCCAAATCAATCAGAGACAAATATGGCTCGCTAAACCTTCTAATTAATGCATCTGGTATTCTTTCAATACCCAATGATCTGCAGCCAGGTACATTGTTTCTCTGTTTTGTTTTCATTAATTTATCAATTGTAGCTTGGACACTGTTGCAACTTATAACGATGATGAAACAGATAAATGATCCTTTCCTTTCTTTTAATTGTGGTATTGGTGGAGTGAGTCATTTATCTTCTCTCTTTTTTTCAGTACAGAAACAACACTGAGTAAGGTGGAGAGATCATCCTTGCTTCTTGCTTATGATATCAATGCTGTTGGTCCTATTTTGGTTATCAAGGTGTGGTCTTTTAGTTTTCTCTCATGTTGTAGGCTAAAAGAACAATTTATTAATCATTTCTTTTTCAGCAGCAACTATTTCTGATCAATCAAGATTTTGAATGCTCAACAATGAATATCTTGTGCTGATATTTTGACCGACAAATTAGTTATTACCCATGATAATGTGTATACGACCAGGAATTTCTGCTCTCTCCTTGAAGAGAAGAAGCTAATACGTCTTTTTACCTGACTATGAAGCTAAACAACTTAACTCGAGCAAGGATTGCCTCTTTTATACCAAACTTTGCCAACCAAGCAGATTAGAATAGAGTAGGAAATCTTTTTTCCCGAAAGGCAAACAATTTTGATCTTTTTGCATCAGTAGTCATCAACTAGGCCTCTAAGCCTCGGGTTCAATAGTAAGAGCTCAGCACGTGATATGTTGCTAGGCGCATATCACGAGCTTCAACCCTGTCGCAGACAAAAAGCTTGGTCTTGTGTGGGACTTTGAATCTTTCTTAAAACTTATGAGCCCAACACATAGCAATTTCTTGCCCTTTGTTAGTAATAATGTTGAATAACCGGTTTTAACAAACTGTAAATGATAATCTAAGCGAAGATGTGGAGAAAAGATAACCTGGTGTGATATCTTTCGGTAATCTGCACAATTCTAATCTGTTGGAGATGTCTCAGTTTGTAGAAATTCCTTGCTGTCACGCTGGTTGATCTTAGTCCAGAGTCTTCAAGTTCCCATCAAAAAAATGTGAGCAAGTCCTTCCCTCAGAAGGTTGAATAGTAGCTTGTCTAACTCTTGTTTGTTCCTAGATGTAACTCGAGAGAAGTTAAGATAGAGGGCAAACAGCTGTTTTAGGTTTCCTATTAATTTTAAACAATAAAACAGACTCATCTGCTgttacttttcaaaaaaataaaataaaacagacTTATCTGAATAAAATATATTGCCCTATGTCAATTGTATTCAACCGGCATCATCAGATGAAATTGGATTATCCTGGTGAATTTAGCAAAAAATACACATGGACCATGCAAGAACCTCATTGTCGGACTCACTGTCATGCCGATGGATATTAGTCCAGAGTTTTAaggtttccattttttttttgcaagtgcTTCCCTCATAGGTTGGATTATAGCTTGTTAGTAAAAGTAACTTGGCAGATGTTGAGAAAGAGTACCACCAGTTCTTTTCTGTTTCCTATAAATTTATTGAACAATTAGATAGACTAATCTgaataaaatatattttcttatgTCAATTGTATTGGATCGCCATCATGAAATGAAGTTGGATATTTGGATTATCCTGGTGAAGTAAGGGGAAACCATCATGGAGTATCATACAGGATCCTGATTGTTGGACTTGTGCATAGAAGATCTTGCTAAAGATAGACATattccaaaaaagaaaaagatcttGCTAGAGTTATTCATGTACTAGTTATATCGACATTTAGAAGAATGATCCACACATTTAAAGCAATATACGTGTTTCATGAGTTGCCAAAGcattgtttaaaaaaaataatca
The nucleotide sequence above comes from Lycium barbarum isolate Lr01 chromosome 3, ASM1917538v2, whole genome shotgun sequence. Encoded proteins:
- the LOC132631665 gene encoding uncharacterized protein LOC132631665; its protein translation is MIKVNVVSQRVRPYLGQVVQRRACTSARWEGGVSMVQGASRGIGLEFVRQLLEKNDKGYIVATCRNPSGATGLLELKNKFPERLDIHPLDLTVESTIEGSAKSIRDKYGSLNLLINASGILSIPNDLQPETTLSKVERSSLLLAYDINAVGPILVIKHMWPLLKAGGGSGTDKDFAIVANLSARVGSIGDNALGGWHSYRASKTALNQLTKNVSVEFARKKDPIICILLHPGTVDTDLSQPFQRNVPKEKLFTKEFSVQKLRRIMNNTKRSDNGKFFAWDGQEIPW